A window of Chitinophaga sp. MM2321 contains these coding sequences:
- a CDS encoding metal-dependent hydrolase, with translation MSAQYTKIQLLGHASFQLTTPEGRIVLLDPWYTGNTAIPAGLTIPDKIDLILITHGHRDHLDSKMVEIIRTRSPKVIANPVVRMYLQEQGVPDHVFEPMNAGGTLSTMDMKVTMTNAFHFAQINLPDGKIGYTHTTNGFIVRMSDDISIYYSGDTSVFGDMALIGEIYKPDIAILPIGDRFTMGPLEAAFATRLLKVKHVIPCHYGTMASLTGTPEQFKALTKDQEQLQIHILKAGEELDTQAIKTGSR, from the coding sequence ATGAGCGCGCAATACACCAAAATACAGTTGTTGGGTCATGCCAGTTTTCAACTCACTACGCCGGAAGGCCGCATTGTATTACTGGACCCATGGTATACAGGCAATACCGCCATCCCGGCGGGGCTTACCATTCCGGATAAGATAGACCTGATCCTGATTACGCATGGCCACCGCGATCACCTGGATAGTAAAATGGTGGAGATCATCCGCACCAGGTCTCCCAAGGTAATTGCCAATCCTGTGGTCCGGATGTATTTACAGGAGCAGGGTGTACCGGATCACGTTTTTGAACCGATGAATGCCGGCGGAACCCTGTCCACCATGGATATGAAAGTGACAATGACCAATGCTTTCCACTTTGCACAAATCAATTTACCCGACGGCAAAATAGGATACACACATACTACCAATGGCTTTATTGTGCGGATGAGCGACGATATCTCCATCTACTATTCCGGTGATACTTCTGTGTTTGGCGACATGGCACTCATTGGAGAGATCTATAAGCCGGATATTGCCATCCTGCCCATTGGCGACCGCTTTACCATGGGGCCACTGGAAGCCGCTTTCGCCACCCGGCTACTCAAAGTGAAACATGTAATACCCTGTCACTACGGTACCATGGCCTCTCTGACCGGTACGCCGGAGCAATTCAAAGCATTGACAAAAGACCAGGAACAATTGCAGATCCATATACTGAAAGCAGGAGAAGAGCTGGATACCCAGGCGATAAAGACCGGCAGCAGATAG
- a CDS encoding TolC family protein has product MWKPLLLLVLAVGCSSAAVKAQSRPLTLQEALQTGLKNYQSIKAKENYAKAATENISAVKREFLPDLNLSAQNSYGTVNGQSGTMWGYKGWSTGASGPALPSQNWNAAFGGLYLANVSWDVVTFGRRTAKVDVAKELLNTNTADLEQEKFEQQVRIAGSYLNLLAAQRLRGSMESNLKRAQQLQHTIITRALNGLTAGVDSSIANAEVSKAKLTLIDARNYEQAQSNKLAEMMDVPPQDFILDSTFVTKIPNQLLETVSAQDSSSLKQQPLLKLFGSRISLSEANQVFISKNVMPRLSFMGVMQTRGSGFDDDYGAANLNSYSQGYWAGIHPQRSNYLVGLNLSWTVTDLWRTHSQVVRQQYTTEGLKNEYNQTYSRLQHQLKLSEEQIENAVKKYREAPVGLKAASDAFLQKSTLYENGLSDIADLSQALYNINRAETERDIAYNGVWQAILYKSATVGDLQLFLNQL; this is encoded by the coding sequence ATGTGGAAACCGCTTTTACTGCTTGTATTGGCAGTGGGTTGCAGTTCGGCAGCGGTGAAGGCACAATCCCGGCCACTCACGTTGCAGGAAGCATTGCAGACCGGATTGAAAAATTATCAGTCCATAAAAGCAAAAGAAAACTATGCCAAGGCAGCCACTGAAAATATCAGTGCTGTAAAAAGAGAATTTCTCCCGGACCTGAACCTTTCTGCGCAAAACAGCTACGGAACAGTAAACGGACAAAGCGGAACCATGTGGGGTTATAAAGGTTGGAGTACCGGTGCTTCCGGCCCGGCCTTGCCTTCACAGAACTGGAATGCTGCCTTCGGTGGTCTTTATCTTGCAAACGTTAGCTGGGATGTAGTCACCTTTGGCCGCAGAACTGCCAAAGTGGATGTAGCAAAGGAATTACTCAATACCAATACCGCCGACCTGGAGCAGGAAAAATTTGAACAACAGGTGCGGATAGCAGGATCTTATCTGAATCTCCTTGCTGCACAGCGTTTGCGGGGTTCCATGGAATCAAACCTGAAACGCGCGCAGCAATTGCAACATACCATCATCACCCGTGCATTAAACGGGCTTACGGCCGGTGTAGACAGTTCCATTGCCAACGCGGAAGTTTCAAAAGCAAAGCTTACCCTCATTGACGCGAGAAACTACGAACAGGCACAAAGCAATAAACTGGCTGAAATGATGGATGTACCACCACAGGACTTCATCCTGGATTCCACATTCGTGACTAAAATACCGAATCAACTGCTGGAAACGGTTTCAGCACAGGACTCCTCATCACTGAAACAGCAACCGCTCCTGAAATTATTTGGCAGCCGCATTTCGCTGAGTGAAGCCAACCAGGTATTCATCAGCAAAAATGTGATGCCCCGTTTATCTTTCATGGGCGTTATGCAAACCCGGGGATCAGGCTTTGATGATGATTATGGCGCTGCTAACCTGAACAGTTACAGCCAGGGATACTGGGCCGGTATTCATCCACAGCGTTCCAACTACCTGGTAGGGCTGAACCTGTCGTGGACGGTAACGGATCTCTGGAGAACACATTCGCAGGTAGTACGCCAGCAGTATACCACCGAAGGATTGAAGAATGAATACAATCAAACATACAGCCGTTTGCAACATCAGCTGAAGTTGTCGGAAGAGCAGATTGAAAACGCCGTGAAAAAATACCGGGAAGCACCTGTTGGCCTGAAAGCCGCCAGCGATGCGTTTTTGCAGAAAAGCACCCTGTATGAAAACGGCCTGTCAGATATTGCTGACCTGTCGCAGGCGCTGTACAATATAAACCGGGCAGAAACCGAAAGGGATATTGCCTACAACGGAGTATGGCAGGCCATTTTGTATAAATCGGCCACTGTAGGCGACCTGCAACTCTTTCTGAACCAGCTGTAA
- a CDS encoding helix-turn-helix domain-containing protein, producing the protein MLANKGIDIPYQQLSLKGQFNISPLGTVTTALTNLPHRHDHFQILWFTKAKGRHMVDFVWYEVEDNMLFLLRPGQVHQLDCEREGHFIVFTETFYFTNKHDKETLYDFSNLFDNWHGYGPITISENTSKSFMGLVELMNRELSCSGCNRGIVKHYLNAFLLLAEREKKRNATETMMPLSHDARVVQLRRLLEGHYQSEHQVAFYANAFALTPKRLNEITKETTGRTVTELLHDRIVLESKRNLAFSHKSVKEICYELGFEDPAYFSRFFKNNTGISPQDFRDMMFK; encoded by the coding sequence ATGTTAGCGAACAAAGGGATAGACATACCTTATCAGCAGCTGTCTTTGAAAGGACAGTTCAATATTTCCCCTTTGGGTACGGTTACTACTGCGCTCACAAATCTGCCCCACCGCCACGATCATTTCCAGATTTTATGGTTTACCAAAGCGAAAGGCCGTCATATGGTGGATTTCGTATGGTATGAGGTAGAAGATAATATGCTGTTCCTGCTCCGCCCCGGACAGGTACATCAGCTGGATTGCGAGCGGGAAGGACATTTCATCGTTTTTACCGAAACTTTTTACTTTACCAATAAACATGATAAGGAGACGTTGTACGACTTCTCCAACCTCTTCGATAACTGGCATGGGTACGGGCCTATCACCATCAGTGAAAACACGTCGAAATCCTTTATGGGACTAGTGGAGCTGATGAACAGGGAACTGAGCTGCTCCGGTTGTAACAGGGGTATTGTAAAACATTATCTCAATGCATTCCTGCTGCTGGCCGAACGGGAAAAAAAGCGCAATGCCACAGAAACCATGATGCCGCTCAGTCATGATGCCAGGGTAGTGCAGCTGCGCCGCCTGCTGGAAGGACATTATCAAAGCGAGCACCAGGTAGCCTTTTATGCCAATGCTTTTGCCCTTACACCCAAAAGGCTCAACGAAATCACCAAAGAAACGACCGGCCGTACCGTCACCGAATTACTTCATGACCGGATTGTACTGGAATCCAAAAGAAACCTGGCCTTTAGTCATAAAAGTGTCAAGGAGATCTGCTATGAGCTTGGATTTGAGGACCCTGCCTACTTTAGCCGTTTTTTCAAAAATAATACCGGTATTTCCCCCCAGGATTTCCGTGACATGATGTTCAAATAG
- a CDS encoding GNAT family N-acetyltransferase produces the protein MHDQHAVTSLDAHIPPEWPQADLKELLPHLIELLQDDPRSFPWLLWIIVSAKDKAVLGDVGFKGRPDKNGLVEIGYSLLPEYRNQGYMQEAAAALIGWAFQQPYVKRVVAECDVTNIPSMKVLQKLGMQPAGNNGELLRWRLLKK, from the coding sequence TTGCATGACCAACACGCTGTAACATCACTGGATGCACACATTCCTCCCGAATGGCCACAGGCCGATCTGAAAGAATTGTTACCCCACCTGATTGAATTGTTGCAGGATGATCCCCGGTCTTTCCCCTGGTTATTATGGATCATTGTGTCGGCTAAAGACAAAGCGGTGCTGGGAGATGTAGGCTTTAAAGGCCGCCCCGATAAAAACGGGCTGGTGGAAATAGGTTATTCCCTGTTGCCGGAATACCGCAACCAGGGGTATATGCAGGAGGCCGCCGCGGCACTGATCGGCTGGGCATTTCAGCAACCATATGTGAAAAGGGTAGTAGCAGAATGCGACGTCACCAATATTCCTTCCATGAAAGTATTGCAGAAACTGGGGATGCAACCCGCAGGTAATAACGGTGAACTACTGCGATGGCGGTTGTTGAAAAAATAA
- a CDS encoding sigma-70 family RNA polymerase sigma factor, which translates to MLVERLMIGDPAAKELLYDRYAGALYGMVLQLVPMKERADDVIVRVFTWAFHHIETFKTSGYRTLFAWLLRKTRELAIKEALPETALTGTELMEKEKGILQQFYVVLPPREQQVFRLCYFKGLSITTIARMLAMPEGQVNEILEAAMKAFRKFLKDTWN; encoded by the coding sequence GTGCTTGTAGAGCGACTGATGATAGGAGATCCTGCCGCGAAAGAGCTGTTATATGATCGCTATGCAGGCGCGCTTTACGGTATGGTGCTACAGTTGGTACCTATGAAAGAAAGGGCGGATGATGTGATCGTACGCGTATTTACCTGGGCTTTTCATCATATTGAAACATTTAAAACATCAGGCTATCGCACCCTATTTGCCTGGTTATTGCGCAAAACCAGGGAGTTGGCTATCAAAGAAGCCCTACCCGAAACGGCGCTGACAGGCACAGAACTAATGGAAAAAGAGAAAGGTATATTGCAACAATTCTACGTAGTATTGCCGCCCAGAGAACAACAAGTGTTCCGACTTTGTTATTTCAAAGGATTATCTATCACAACGATAGCCCGCATGCTGGCGATGCCGGAAGGGCAGGTAAATGAAATACTGGAAGCGGCCATGAAAGCCTTCAGAAAATTTTTAAAAGATACTTGGAACTAA
- a CDS encoding LysR substrate-binding domain-containing protein: MFDFRLRVFHTVAKRLSFTKAAEELYISQPAVTKHIHELEQQLGMALFERIGNRIKLTRAGQLVMHHAEIIFTDYRNLEYEVNQLKHTQGGVLAIGASSTIAQYLIPPLLAKFNQRYPDVKTSLTNGNTEQIEQALFEKSILLGIIEGSSKNPLLKYVEFAKDEIVLVGNIKHQYGNGEPLTAAELKTIPLLMREHGSGTLEVITDELKRLKLKITDLNVAMYMGSTESIKSYLHHAPCAAFISLQTVQRELEAGEFTILPVKNFRVFRKLHFTYLQGLQDKLAQLFIKFAKQHITGPNANV; this comes from the coding sequence ATGTTCGATTTCAGACTCAGGGTGTTTCATACCGTTGCCAAGAGGCTCAGCTTCACCAAGGCTGCAGAAGAATTATACATCTCACAACCAGCCGTCACCAAGCATATTCATGAACTGGAGCAGCAGCTGGGCATGGCCCTGTTTGAAAGGATCGGTAACCGGATAAAACTAACGAGGGCGGGACAGCTGGTGATGCATCATGCTGAAATAATTTTTACCGATTACCGCAACCTGGAATATGAAGTAAATCAGCTAAAACATACACAGGGCGGGGTTCTTGCCATAGGCGCCAGTAGCACTATTGCACAATACCTGATCCCTCCCCTGCTGGCAAAATTCAATCAACGGTACCCGGATGTTAAAACATCGCTCACCAACGGTAATACAGAACAGATAGAGCAGGCCCTTTTTGAAAAAAGTATCCTGCTGGGTATTATCGAAGGCAGTTCTAAAAATCCGCTGCTGAAGTATGTGGAATTTGCCAAAGATGAAATCGTACTGGTGGGCAACATAAAGCACCAATACGGCAACGGCGAGCCGCTGACAGCCGCTGAGCTTAAAACAATTCCCCTGCTCATGCGTGAACATGGTTCCGGTACCCTGGAAGTGATCACCGATGAACTGAAACGTTTGAAACTGAAGATCACAGACCTGAATGTGGCCATGTATATGGGTAGTACGGAAAGCATTAAATCTTACCTGCATCATGCTCCCTGCGCCGCTTTTATTTCGCTGCAAACAGTACAGCGGGAACTGGAAGCGGGCGAATTTACGATTCTGCCTGTGAAAAATTTCCGGGTGTTCAGGAAGCTCCACTTCACTTATCTGCAAGGCTTGCAGGATAAGCTGGCACAGCTTTTCATCAAGTTTGCCAAACAGCATATTACCGGTCCTAACGCTAACGTATAA
- the ispG gene encoding (E)-4-hydroxy-3-methylbut-2-enyl-diphosphate synthase, translating to MQLYCNSITEYKRLATLEVKAGDLLLGNFNPIRIQTMTTTDTMDTAGTVAQTIRCIEAGAELVRITAPSKNEAENLLVIKKELRRQGYTTPLVADIHFTPNAAEIAARIVEKVRVNPGNYVDKKKFETIDYTDAEYNEEIDRIRERFSPLVNICREYGTAMRIGTNHGSLSDRIMSRYGDTPMGMVESAMEFLRIAEDLHYRNIVLSMKASNPQVMVQAYRLLVQTMQQELGHCYPLHLGVTEAGDGEDGRIKSAIGIGTLLEDGVGDTIRVSLTEDPEFELPVCRDIVKRYTNRDKEQPVSTSPITTLPYSPFTYKRRESNSIGNMGEKQVPVVIADYRGRSPLQPADLNAIGYTYDAATDKWNIADAAADYIYTGQHIPGFALPGTLQVIVDAAYWQTSGNKQNCIPYFDTASYLKAQQEGHTGAKNFVAVSCDNLDTSLFSDLLSHFSDPSFAGSTILVASATGSNAMTAVRSLFIRLAENNIAVPVIIHSISHQPVMDEHLIHHATEAGALLLDGFGDGLWLTNQKNDPAQQATLNNIAFGILQATRTRISKTEYISCPSCGRTLFDLQETTARIRAVTHHLKGVKIAIMGCIVNGPGEMADADFGYVGSGVGKITLYRGKEVVKRGLNSDVAVNELINLIRDNGMWVEKN from the coding sequence ATGCAACTTTATTGCAACTCTATTACAGAATACAAACGACTGGCCACACTGGAAGTAAAAGCAGGTGACTTATTACTGGGCAATTTCAATCCGATACGGATCCAGACGATGACCACCACAGACACCATGGATACCGCCGGCACGGTGGCACAAACCATCCGCTGCATCGAGGCGGGCGCCGAACTGGTGCGTATTACCGCTCCCAGCAAAAATGAAGCGGAAAACCTGCTGGTCATCAAAAAAGAATTACGCAGACAGGGATATACCACCCCACTGGTAGCCGATATTCACTTTACGCCCAATGCCGCGGAAATAGCCGCCCGCATCGTGGAAAAAGTAAGGGTGAACCCGGGTAATTATGTAGATAAAAAGAAGTTTGAAACAATTGACTATACCGACGCAGAATACAACGAAGAGATTGATCGCATCCGCGAAAGATTCAGCCCGTTGGTAAACATCTGCCGGGAATATGGCACTGCCATGCGCATAGGCACCAATCACGGCTCGCTGAGCGATCGCATCATGAGCCGCTACGGTGACACCCCTATGGGAATGGTGGAAAGTGCGATGGAGTTTTTACGCATCGCGGAAGATCTTCACTACCGTAATATTGTGCTGAGCATGAAAGCCAGCAACCCACAGGTAATGGTGCAGGCATACCGGCTGCTGGTACAAACCATGCAACAGGAACTGGGCCACTGCTACCCGCTGCACCTCGGCGTTACAGAAGCCGGCGACGGAGAAGATGGCCGCATTAAATCGGCTATCGGTATCGGTACCTTGCTGGAAGATGGCGTAGGCGATACCATCCGGGTTTCGCTGACAGAAGATCCTGAATTTGAATTGCCCGTATGCCGGGATATTGTGAAGAGATATACCAACAGGGATAAAGAACAACCCGTTTCCACTTCCCCGATAACAACCCTTCCTTACTCGCCCTTTACATACAAACGCAGGGAAAGCAACAGTATCGGGAATATGGGAGAAAAACAGGTGCCGGTAGTTATTGCAGACTACAGGGGAAGATCACCGTTACAGCCGGCAGACCTTAACGCTATCGGCTATACGTACGATGCCGCTACTGATAAATGGAACATTGCAGATGCTGCAGCAGATTATATTTATACCGGCCAACACATACCCGGCTTTGCATTGCCCGGCACCCTCCAGGTGATCGTGGATGCAGCGTACTGGCAAACCAGCGGCAACAAACAAAATTGTATTCCTTATTTCGATACCGCTTCCTATCTGAAAGCACAGCAGGAAGGGCATACAGGCGCAAAGAATTTTGTAGCCGTGTCATGTGACAACCTGGATACTTCCCTGTTCTCCGACCTGCTCTCCCACTTCAGCGATCCGTCATTTGCGGGCAGTACTATCCTGGTGGCTTCCGCTACCGGTAGTAATGCCATGACTGCCGTAAGAAGTTTATTTATACGGCTTGCAGAAAATAATATAGCCGTTCCCGTTATTATACACAGTATCAGTCATCAACCGGTGATGGATGAACACCTGATCCATCATGCCACCGAAGCCGGCGCCTTGCTGCTCGATGGTTTTGGTGATGGACTCTGGTTAACCAACCAGAAAAATGATCCGGCCCAACAGGCCACGCTGAATAATATCGCGTTCGGTATCCTGCAGGCTACCCGCACCCGCATCTCTAAAACAGAATATATTTCCTGTCCTTCCTGTGGCCGTACACTATTTGATTTACAAGAAACAACCGCCCGCATCCGGGCTGTTACCCATCATCTTAAAGGAGTTAAGATTGCGATCATGGGCTGTATCGTGAACGGACCGGGCGAAATGGCCGATGCCGACTTTGGCTATGTAGGCAGCGGTGTAGGAAAGATCACCCTGTACCGGGGCAAGGAAGTCGTAAAGCGTGGGCTCAACAGCGATGTGGCAGTGAATGAACTGATCAACCTTATCCGCGATAATGGCATGTGGGTAGAGAAAAACTGA